The following is a genomic window from Cygnus olor isolate bCygOlo1 chromosome 26, bCygOlo1.pri.v2, whole genome shotgun sequence.
ccgcagcactgacagcagcaTGGCACGGCTGCCTCGCAGAGCTCGGAGGAGCCCCTGCTGCCCCAAAATGCACGTGGAGCTGTACACTCCCATGTTTCTGTGTATCATGCTTTTACGTACGTCTCCCCGCTACAGAGCGGGTGGGGAAGCTGCCTACAGATTAGTCTCTGAAGCTGTTTGCAGGCTGTAGCTGAGCAGGGCCGGGGATACCGGCCGTATTGTGGCAGTGCAGTGAGCCTTCCTTTCCGATTACAGTCAGGCCCGGCTGGCACTGACCCAGCAGCTGTAGAGGCATCATGTCCTTTTGTATGGCAGTGCCGACGTGCCTGTCTCCCCATAGCAACAGGGAGCTGAACAAGGATTAAAGTATTTATAACCCAGCCTCCCTCGCGTGACCTCAATTCCTTAGCTGAGTGGTTTTTGGAAGTGGGAAGCTCCGTGCACAGCAGAGCTAACAAACGGTCTGTTGTCCCAGCACAGCCGGGGACTGAAACTTTGCCCCTTCCCCTGAGTGGCTATTACTAAGCTGCAGAATGTGATGTTTGTTGCAGTGCAGCATAATCCACTAAATCTCAGGGCAGCAGcttcacaaagacaaaaatgggAGAGCTCTCTCTACACTTGGATCAATCCAGAGTGACTCAGCCTGGGTTTTTCTCTGTCACTGTCATGTGTCCCAGCAGTCTTCCCTGCACAGGAAGAGTACCCTTCCTCTGAATCTGCTGTCTTAAGGTCCCTGTCCCTCTCCTGTAGAGGTGAACCGCAGGGCTGAGGTACTGCTGGAGGTGTGTGGCCGTGCTCGCTTCGTGTTCGGGGGCTTGGTGCAGTAGGGGATGACTTTTAACAGGGCTGCAGTCGTACCTGGTGAAGACGTGTTGTcctgtttctctgcttctgtagGGGCTAGCAGTCAGCTCTTATTTTCCCCCCTGTAGAGGCCCCGGAGGCAAGAGTGATTTGGGTTAGGGGGTGGAAGCTGCTGGTTTGCAGGGTTTGGGATGCAGGTTATCTCAGTGATCACTGAGTTGACAGACCCATGTCAGACTTGGCATGTGTGGAATCCCTCTCTGCCGTCCTTAATGTGTGGggagagaaaggcagagagcagggatGCAGTAGGTGTGTGGTGCTGCACAAATCTTGGTGCTGGAATGGGAGAAACGGCCTGTAGAGGAGGTTGCTGTTCAGGTGTCCTAGGGCTGTCTCTGTGGGTCTGGAATTGTGTATTTTTGGACAACAGTAGCTGAGCTGAATGCTTATCTGACAACCTGTTTTTTGGTAGAATcgaggggaagaaggaagagcaCTCTGGTATCTATGAATGCATCTACAAAACAAGCCCAGagataaaaggagaaatgaataTATCAGGTAACTTCACGGGTTTGCTTCTGCAACTGAGGAGGGGAGTGGGGAAGCTGTGGCCTCCTGAACACTTTGCTTTGGTAGCAAAGCAAGCTGAAAAGCTGCTTCTAGCCCTTACCAGTAGGGCTGCTGGGCTCTACTTGTGAATTACCAGGTTTGCTCTGTGAGGCATCTCAGTTACATCAAGCAACTCAGCTGTCTGTAGGGTCAGCCTGGGGACCTTGCAGTAAATCAGCCTTCTGCTATGGGAGGAGGGCAGTACCTGGTGGTCAAACCTGTCTGAGCCTTTCTTGAAGCACTTTCAGGTGCTTCCTGCTCTGAAAATGCCAAACGTGGGACAAATGAAGAGATTAAGACCCGCTAATACATTTCTTAAACTGAAGTAAAGCCTTATGAGCAACTTTGTCTGACAGTGGCTAGGTGGACTGCAACGAGTCTTTCATGTCTCTTCCATGGCGAGGTGtctgactttctttttctcttgctgcagtTCTGCCCCAAGTGGTGGCATACAAGAAGTCTGAGCATGGGAACGAGGGGGACACGGGGGTGCTGACCTGCAAGAatccctcttttcctcctgtcagTGCTTGGGTCTGGTACAGAAATGATCAAGAGGTAAGTGCTGTGTCTGTCCTGGCTCCCCTTCTGCCGACCCTACTTACCAACAAGGAGGCAGAGGACCTCTTCCCATCAGAATTAGCTATTTCAGAGTAGCCTTCTCCTTAGTGCCGTGGCAAGGAGGATTTCTGTAGCGTTAGACCTGTGCCTATAACGTGAGCAGCTCCCCTCATGCCAGGAGTACCCTGAAGCTCTCTATTCCTTCCTTCTAGTCCATCATCGTCAATGGATCTGGTCGATACATTATCAAGTCCAGCGGCAACAAGACAGAGTTACGCATTCTTAAGCTGAACATCGAGGAGGATACGGGTGACTACCACTGCAGTGCCATCAACTCTATTGGCAAGGGTGAAGCTACAGTGAATCTGCGCGTACGCAGCCGTCTGGCAGCGCTCTGGCCCTTCCTGGGTATAGTGGCAGAAGTCCTGGTCCTTGTCACCATCATCTTTATCTACgagaagaggaggaagccaGATGAAGTTCTCGATGGTAAGAGGCACCTGGGGTTACATctttctggggagaaaaaggagctTGTAGGGTGCAGGCAAATTGTTCTCAGAGAGCTCAGACTTTGTCAGAGGGGCGCTACAGCTCAGTGGGAGGCCTGCTTCTCAGGAATGCTTCTTGTCTAACCATCATAGCCTCCACCAGGTTACTTTAGTGTGGAGGTACTTGCACACTTTCTGCCAATCCTTCAGCAAGCTGTGCTTTGGCTCCAGAGATTCAGTGCAGGTCAGCCTGACCCTTTGTCTCAGCAGTTCCTCTGCACTTTGTTCAGCGGCTTGACGCGAGCATCTCCAGGACAGGGTTTTCTTTGACAGTTaaaattctggagaaaatgaTTTGGGAACAGGTAGTAGAGCTTTTCTGAGCTGCAAAGGAGGGGAGTCTGTCAGTGGTTCCATAACAATAGGCTTAGCCTCAGCTTGTGAATCTGTTTTGGGTCATCAAATTCACTCATCCCAGCTCTCCGGGAGTTCCTCAAAGCCTGGTGTTATCTTTAATCTGTTCTGGAAGTGTGGCTCCTCCCTTTCCTTATCAGTAGGAATCTTCATTGTGTtagccccagcagcccctcccTTATCTGATCCCGCTAACAATGCAGTGTAAATGCTCGATATCCTTCCTGCTGGCTGGGTCAGTCACCTTCGCCCTTTGCAGGGGAACAGCACATCAGGTGGACTGGGTGGTGtgaagggaagcagagggacTAAAACTGAGTatccctgcctctctgcagagcttggGAGATTCTACTCGAGGCGGTTTTATAAGTAAATGTGTTGCCCTCTGGCACGGTGCTCTTGGCTGGAAGGCAGATGTCTACTTAAGAATGGCTGTAGCTACATCttttagcaaaaaaaagttgtagCCTGTTTTTCTGAGTGTGGTTTCAGCTGATATCAGCTGAGTCCAGATCCTGCTCAGCTCTGTGAGTTGTGGTGGAGCCTTTGACAGATGACGACAGGTCCTGTAATACTGGCAGGTCTCCTCTGGCGGCTCCTCAGCCAGAGATCTTAAGCTCAGGTTCCCAAGTGCTTGTGgatgaaaatacagcattgcACTTGATGCTACAACAGGACAGTGTAAAGCTGCATCTCGCTCCTCGAAAGCCTCAGGAAGGCAGTGCTGAGCCAGCTTAGAGAGCTGCTGAGCCTCGGGTGTGTGGCGGTGAGCTGGCTGCTCCCTGTTACCTGGGATGGGAAGAGTCCAGCCTGAGTATGGCCTGATTTCCTTGCTGGTGTTATCTTTCCactcttcccttctctgctgctggGTGCCACCTCAAATGGTAAGTGGAAGCTGGTTCCAGCCGTGTCCTCTCACCAGCTGTGTGCAGGTCTTGGTGCCCAAGGCAGCCCCGAGTTTAGAGCTCGGGTCTGACCCCTCAGCGCTGCTTGAGCGGAAGCCTGGGCCATGGAGGAGGTTATGGGAACCCTCTCCTGGAAAGTGGCAGATTGCAAGGAGCTGGTGAAAGGTCCCAGGGCTTGGCACTTGTTGGCAAAGGTGTTTTCTTAGCTGTGTTTCTCTGCGTAGCAAGAACGTGGCatgcagtgtttgttttgtttcacaagatgtgcagggaggaagaagggcTTTACGTGGATACTGAAAGCCTCGTTCCTGCAGCCTTGACTTTGTGTTCAGATCTGGGAGCTGTTAACAGGGGTGAGAGCAGCAAGTACTTGGGTGTGCTGTCCCACCGAGTGGATTGTGGCTCCCATTTCAGCTCTGGGTGCTAGTGGGAGGACTGGCTGAGGACACGGGGTGTGGATGTTAACAGATGTTAGTGGTCAGCAGTGCTGCTTGAGGCTGTCTGGACACTTCCCTGTGTAATTCTGCTTCTGTGGCTTCCTGGATAGTCTCAGGTGTGCCTCGAGGTTAATAAAGCACCAGACCTGACCTCTGCTGACGGG
Proteins encoded in this region:
- the BSG gene encoding basigin, whose product is MAAGAEGLRGLLALLVLGVLAAGGEGTSPDIQTGFSDSTGKLILSCNLTDPYSAIEGHEWKHGDKILQTDMESSTFTSYIIEGKKEEHSGIYECIYKTSPEIKGEMNISVLPQVVAYKKSEHGNEGDTGVLTCKNPSFPPVSAWVWYRNDQESIIVNGSGRYIIKSSGNKTELRILKLNIEEDTGDYHCSAINSIGKGEATVNLRVRSRLAALWPFLGIVAEVLVLVTIIFIYEKRRKPDEVLDDDDGGSAPLKSNATNHKDKNVRQRNAN